One stretch of Arthrobacter polaris DNA includes these proteins:
- a CDS encoding glycine betaine ABC transporter substrate-binding protein, which yields MFGKTIATLAVAALLLGTATACTPEPIVSVPSASVASQAVPLKVGIPQIPDGVSPQEGALVAHVYAAALNAAGVQAIVSDGSGTSAAPAGSDTPSATGSPTAPDATVSSLESGSVDVVPLFSRIALSEVASAGTVVETNDVLAALXTALPSRLVLLDAAKAEEYDALVVTAVTAEKYQLKSISDLAKVCDKLVVGGTAEFKTKAXGLAGLGSAYNCVPKQYESLQPTLGFGNNSILWSLLRDEIQVADIHTSSPAIEDNSLVVLSDPKQLFLSQNVVPIVVQGKVPADVQSVINKVSAALSTEELSNLNRLSEDRHYGGFSEVATA from the coding sequence GTGTTTGGAAAGACCATCGCCACACTGGCTGTGGCGGCGCTGCTGCTGGGCACTGCCACGGCCTGTACTCCTGAGCCAATTGTCAGCGTGCCCAGCGCATCAGTGGCATCCCAGGCTGTCCCGCTCAAAGTAGGTATTCCGCAGATACCCGACGGCGTGAGCCCGCAGGAGGGCGCGCTGGTGGCACACGTTTACGCTGCAGCTCTGAATGCAGCTGGCGTTCAGGCAATTGTGAGCGATGGTTCCGGCACCTCTGCTGCCCCAGCGGGCTCTGACACGCCAAGTGCAACTGGTTCCCCAACAGCACCAGATGCCACAGTGTCCAGCCTGGAGTCCGGAAGCGTTGACGTTGTTCCACTGTTTTCCCGGATTGCTTTGTCTGAGGTTGCTTCGGCAGGCACAGTTGTGGAAACAAACGATGTGCTTGCGGCCCTANAAACTGCATTGCCTAGCAGACTGGTTCTACTGGATGCCGCCAAGGCAGAAGAATACGATGCACTCGTGGTCACAGCAGTGACGGCGGAGAAATACCAGCTCAAGAGTATCTCCGACCTAGCGAAGGTCTGCGACAAGCTGGTGGTGGGCGGTACTGCTGAGTTCAAGACAAAGGCCNCGGGTTTAGCCGGACTTGGCTCTGCTTACAATTGCGTACCAAAACAATACGAGTCGTTGCAACCAACCCTCGGTTTTGGCAACAACAGCATACTGTGGTCGCTTTTGCGCGATGAGATACAAGTTGCTGATATTCACACTTCTTCACCCGCTATTGAGGACAATTCCTTGGTGGTCCTCAGCGATCCTAAGCAGTTGTTCCTGAGCCAAAACGTTGTGCCTATTGTGGTTCAGGGAAAAGTTCCTGCTGACGTGCAGAGTGTTATCAATAAGGTCAGTGCTGCCTTGAGTACGGAGGAGCTGAGCAACCTCAACAGGTTATCTGAAGACCGTCACTATGGTGGCTTCTCTGAAGTCGCCACGGCTTGA
- a CDS encoding glycoside hydrolase family 35 protein, translated as MSTFPTLPGAAVLGTTVLPAALESTAKVPAPALTYANRQLLRNGAKHRIIAGAIHYFRIHPAQWQDRINRLVAMGVNTLDTYVAWNFHQPYQELAPDFTGWKDLARFITLAGDSGLDVIVRPGPYICAEWDNGGFPSWAIAAPDMVLRSFDPLFTKVVEEWFDHLLPVIEPLQACHGGPVIAVQIENEYGSYGDDKEYLRWNRNALLERGITEILFTADGGTDYFLDGGSLPDTWATATLGSRGDEADAVWERRRPXEPFFNVEFWNGWFDHWGEEHHNRSGVDAAAEVXKVLDVDGSICLYMAHGGTNFGLSSGANHNGAIQPTVTSYDSDAPIAEDGRLGEKFHAMREVFFAASGKEMTXIPAELAQPVPVLPACTFALTRGSALLDFVRAIEPVCSIKPLSFEKLGLDRGMVHYSAQAVLPVGEATIKIRDLHDRAYIWVDSVYSGVLNDATGADGLKVETGGXKAKLEILVENQGRVNYGPLFGQGKGILDGVLINQRYVFHWEQRPINLEKPLAELLKIGVPSAPEVTSSASAEATVPEDSQGAGYFHGELHISEPADTYLALPGFGKGMVWINGFLLGRFWEIGPQVTLYVPGPLLNAGGNTVTVLELEHGGTHGELLQEPNLGLSGVTYVEDLG; from the coding sequence TTGTCAACGTTTCCCACCCTCCCAGGAGCTGCAGTCCTTGGCACAACTGTGCTTCCTGCAGCATTGGAGAGTACCGCAAAGGTACCTGCCCCTGCCTTGACCTACGCCAACCGCCAGCTTTTGCGAAATGGTGCCAAACACCGCATCATTGCCGGTGCCATCCACTATTTCAGGATCCATCCGGCGCAGTGGCAAGACAGGATCAACCGCCTGGTTGCCATGGGCGTGAACACCCTGGACACATACGTAGCCTGGAATTTTCATCAGCCGTATCAGGAACTCGCCCCTGATTTCACAGGCTGGAAGGATCTGGCCCGGTTCATCACCCTGGCCGGCGACTCCGGTCTGGACGTCATTGTTCGTCCCGGTCCGTACATCTGTGCCGAGTGGGACAACGGCGGATTCCCCTCGTGGGCCATCGCCGCCCCGGACATGGTGCTGCGCTCCTTCGACCCCTTGTTCACAAAGGTCGTAGAAGAGTGGTTCGATCACCTCTTACCCGTTATTGAGCCGCTACAGGCGTGCCATGGTGGACCCGTGATTGCTGTTCAGATAGAGAACGAATACGGCAGCTACGGTGATGACAAGGAATACCTGCGCTGGAACCGCAATGCCCTGCTGGAGCGCGGAATCACCGAGATCTTGTTCACGGCCGACGGCGGTACGGACTATTTCCTGGACGGCGGCTCCCTGCCGGATACGTGGGCGACGGCGACTCTGGGCTCGCGCGGTGACGAAGCCGATGCCGTGTGGGAGCGCAGGCGACCGNGGGAACCGTTCTTCAATGTCGAATTTTGGAATGGCTGGTTTGATCATTGGGGCGAGGAACACCACAACCGAAGCGGGGTTGACGCAGCAGCGGAGGTAANNAAAGTCCTTGACGTTGACGGATCTATCTGTCTTTACATGGCCCACGGTGGCACCAACTTTGGGCTTTCCTCGGGTGCAAACCATAATGGCGCCATCCAGCCGACGGTCACCAGCTACGACTCCGATGCCCCCATCGCCGAAGACGGCCGCCTGGGCGAGAAGTTCCACGCTATGCGTGAAGTCTTCTTTGCAGCATCAGGCAAAGAAATGACCNCTATTCCCGCCGAATTGGCGCAGCCGGTCCCCGTGCTTCCGGCCTGCACCTTCGCCTTGACTCGCGGGAGCGCACTGCTTGATTTCGTGCGGGCCATTGAACCCGTGTGCAGCATCAAGCCCCTATCCTTTGAAAAGCTGGGCCTTGACCGCGGCATGGTCCACTACAGCGCCCAGGCAGTCCTACCCGTTGGCGAAGCAACCATCAAAATCCGTGATCTCCACGACAGGGCGTACATCTGGGTGGACAGCGTCTATTCAGGAGTCCTTAATGACGCCACTGGTGCTGACGGGCTAAAAGTTGAAACCGGTGGGNGTAAAGCCAAGCTTGAAATTCTGGTGGAAAACCAAGGCCGCGTTAATTACGGACCGCTCTTTGGCCAAGGTAAGGGAATACTCGACGGAGTCCTGATCAACCAGCGCTACGTGTTCCACTGGGAGCAGCGCCCTATCAACTTGGAGAAGCCGCTCGCAGAATTGCTGAAGATCGGCGTACCGAGTGCTCCCGAAGTGACCTCGTCAGCCTCTGCTGAGGCAACTGTCCCCGAGGACTCCCAAGGTGCAGGGTACTTCCACGGCGAACTTCATATTAGCGAACCGGCTGACACGTATCTTGCACTGCCTGGCTTCGGTAAGGGCATGGTGTGGATCAATGGGTTCCTCCTTGGCCGTTTCTGGGAAATTGGGCCCCAGGTGACCTTGTACGTGCCCGGACCTCTCCTGAACGCTGGAGGCAACACTGTCACAGTGCTCGAATTAGAGCATGGCGGGACTCATGGAGAACTCCTTCAAGAGCCTAATTTGGGGCTTAGCGGGGTAACGTATGTTGAAGATTTGGGGTAA
- a CDS encoding LacI family DNA-binding transcriptional regulator, with protein MSAQQFTRGPAMRDVAAAAGVSAQTVSRVLNEHPNVQDSTRRRVLAVIEDLGYRRNNTARALVTGRSKTIGVLTLATNNYSKSSLALGVELGAREAGYTVNSVTSDLSVTALTDAVSRLVFQGVDGIIIAAPLQEAAXKIDKITARIPTINTDGSSTMGDRMVGVNQDIAAMLATNHLLELGHKTVWHVSGPSDWSDAASRLNSWRRTLQEAGREVPPVLHGDWSPESGYRNGLILGRMPEVTAXFVASDEMAFGVLKALSELGRRVPEDVSVVGIDDIDLAAFSHPPLTTVRQSFEDTGRRAVQQLVAQIAHPEITTAPDLITPTLVVRGSTAPAPAGM; from the coding sequence ATGAGCGCCCAACAGTTCACCCGTGGCCCGGCAATGCGTGACGTGGCTGCAGCTGCAGGNGTTTCCGCACAAACAGTTTCNCGGGTGCTCAATGAGCACCCGAATGTGCAGGACAGCACTCGGCGGCGGGTGTTGGCCGTGATAGAAGACCTCGGTTACCGCAGGAATAACACCGCCCGCGCACTGGTGACCGGACGGTCNAAAACCATTGGCGTCCTGACCTTGGCCACCAACAATTACTCGAAGTCCTCACTGGCCCTCGGTGTGGAGCTCGGTGCACGTGAAGCGGGCTACACGGTAAATTCCGTCACTTCTGACCTGAGCGTTACCGCCTTGACCGACGCCGTTAGCCGACTAGTGTTCCAGGGTGTGGACGGCATCATCATTGCTGCTCCGCTGCAGGAAGCAGCGGANAAAATCGACAAAATCACTGCCAGGATTCCCACCATCAACACCGATGGGTCCTCCACTATGGGCGATCGCATGGTGGGTGTGAACCAAGACATCGCCGCAATGCTCGCCACTAACCATTTGCTGGAACTTGGACATAAGACTGTCTGGCATGTTTCCGGTCCCAGTGATTGGTCTGATGCGGCCAGCCGTTTGAATAGTTGGCGGCGAACCCTGCAAGAAGCTGGCCGTGAAGTGCCNCCCGTTCTCCACGGCGACTGGAGCCCGGAATCTGGTTACCGCAACGGCTTGATCCTGGGCCGCATGCCCGAGGTGACTGCAATNTTTGTGGCCAGCGATGAAATGGCCTTTGGCGTCCTCAAGGCATTATCGGAGCTGGGCCGGCGCGTCCCCGAGGACGTCTCGGTGGTGGGAATTGATGACATTGACCTCGCAGCATTTTCACATCCACCCCTCACCACTGTCCGCCAGTCATTCGAAGACACCGGCAGGCGCGCAGTGCAACAGCTTGTGGCCCAAATTGCCCACCCTGAGATCACTACGGCACCGGATCTGATTACCCCAACCCTTGTAGTACGTGGAAGCACCGCTCCTGCGCCCGCAGGAATGTAG
- a CDS encoding N-acetylglucosamine kinase: MNNNPLNNSQSPARFVGLDIGGSKTRGIVWTEGKVTSDFSVGSTNVQNVSPEKAHENMALLFAQLDINGATDLFAGAGGVDTEDDAAVLRRLIEPFVPGSTVNVVHDTRLLLAAAGATEGVAVIAGTGSAAWXVNAAGEQARAGGWGYLLGDEGSGYWLGREAVRYSLRRMDSXEAADELTVALLEYCHLESPNELIAHFHQGTTRRYWAAASPVIFAAARNGHEQALALVDQAAEDLAAMAYKVSGQLKISGPIVLGSGMGSNVPALQEAFKRQLGTRXIHNVKILDQDPIFGIPLLVAQVLAAKTPK; this comes from the coding sequence GTGAACAACAACCCTTTGAACAATTCCCAGTCTCCTGCACGCTTTGTGGGCCTTGACATTGGTGGCTCTAAAACCCGTGGCATCGTCTGGACAGAAGGCAAGGTCACTTCCGACTTCAGCGTGGGCAGTACCAACGTGCAAAATGTGAGCCCGGAGAAGGCCCATGAGAACATGGCACTGCTCTTTGCCCAGCTGGATATCAACGGTGCTACCGATTTGTTCGCCGGTGCAGGCGGTGTTGATACCGAGGACGATGCCGCGGTTTTAAGGCGCCTCATTGAACCTTTCGTGCCGGGGTCCACGGTGAACGTGGTTCATGACACCCGCCTGCTACTTGCCGCTGCTGGTGCCACTGAGGGAGTAGCTGTCATAGCAGGAACTGGGTCTGCGGCCTGGNGGGTCAATGCGGCCGGCGAGCAAGCCCGCGCTGGCGGCTGGGGCTATTTACTCGGCGATGAAGGTAGCGGCTATTGGCTGGGCCGGGAAGCAGTCCGCTACAGTCTGCGGCGGATGGACTCGNGGGAGGCAGCCGATGAGCTAACAGTGGCACTGTTGGAGTATTGCCACCTTGAGAGTCCCAATGAGCTCATTGCACACTTCCACCAGGGCACCACGCGACGTTATTGGGCTGCAGCCTCACCTGTGATCTTTGCAGCTGCTCGGAACGGCCACGAGCAGGCGTTGGCCTTAGTGGATCAGGCTGCCGAAGACCTGGCAGCCATGGCGTATAAGGTTTCTGGTCAGTTGAAAATTTCAGGTCCCATCGTGTTGGGTAGCGGGATGGGCTCCAACGTCCCTGCCCTTCAAGAAGCATTCAAGCGCCAGCTTGGCACAAGGNGGATTCATAATGTGAAAATCTTGGATCAAGACCCGATCTTTGGGATTCCGCTGCTGGTTGCCCAAGTATTGGCTGCCAAAACACCGAAGTAG
- a CDS encoding nitronate monooxygenase, with protein sequence MFITPLIAAPMAGGTTTSELALATQGAGAFAFAAGGYKTAEQLAAHIAPLRARGIDFGVNLFVPRTAPLDAQQSGALARYRTELVETATRYEAEVPTVVLAQDDPRVQDFWAEKLALLLAEPVPVVSFTFGLAPAHVVDQLHRVGTRVLASVTSAAEGLAAAETGVDALVVQHTNAGGHTAAFLPTSTPFGHTTHRGSGRGATLPQLIAEVREAVTLPLVGAGGISGPVEAKAALVAGAEAVAIGTALLRTNXDGARPLTKAALANPMYTGTAMTRAFTGKPARALINDFVRAHSATAPHAYPEVHFLTAPLRAGASAAHDPRALNLWAGSGWRSAMDGPAAAVIESYLREM encoded by the coding sequence ATGTTCATCACACCCTTGATTGCCGCACCCATGGCCGGTGGAACCACCACATCCGAGCTCGCCTTGGCCACTCAGGGTGCCGGGGCGTTTGCGTTCGCTGCCGGAGGATACAAAACCGCCGAACAGCTTGCAGCGCACATCGCTCCCCTTCGGGCCAGAGGCATCGATTTTGGGGTGAACCTGTTTGTTCCCCGTACAGCACCGCTAGATGCCCAGCAGTCTGGCGCATTGGCCCGCTACCGCACAGAGCTGGTGGAGACGGCAACCCGTTATGAAGCAGAGGTGCCCACTGTTGTGCTGGCCCAAGACGACCCTAGGGTGCAGGACTTTTGGGCTGAAAAGTTGGCACTGCTGCTGGCAGAGCCCGTCCCTGTGGTCAGTTTTACNTTTGGTCTTGCACCCGCCCATGTAGTGGATCAGCTCCACAGGGTTGGCACCCGCGTGCTCGCCTCCGTCACAAGTGCCGCTGAAGGTTTGGCCGCTGCTGAAACCGGAGTTGACGCACTAGTGGTCCAACACACCAACGCCGGAGGGCACACTGCTGCCTTCCTCCCCACCAGCACGCCATTTGGGCACACAACCCACCGGGGTTCGGGCCGGGGAGCCACCTTGCCACAGTTGATTGCTGAGGTGCGGGAAGCCGTAACGCTTCCACTTGTTGGGGCCGGCGGAATTTCAGGGCCGGTGGAAGCCAAGGCGGCCTTGGTGGCAGGTGCTGAGGCCGTGGCAATAGGTACAGCTCTGCTGCGCACCAATGANGATGGTGCGCGGCCACTNACCAAGGCTGCTCTGGCTAATCCTATGTACACCGGTACGGCAATGACACGTGCGTTCACCGGAAAGCCCGCACGAGCCCTGATCAATGACTTTGTCCGGGCGCATTCAGCAACAGCACCTCACGCCTACCCTGAAGTGCATTTTCTGACGGCGCCACTGCGCGCGGGCGCTTCGGCCGCACATGATCCCCGGGCTCTGAACCTCTGGGCCGGCTCTGGCTGGAGGTCAGCCATGGACGGTCCTGCAGCAGCCGTCATTGAAAGCTACCTCCGCGAGATGTAA
- a CDS encoding Lrp/AsnC family transcriptional regulator — protein MATAAKNVRREQPSGGLSHEPLDAVDRQIINTLLADARITNRDLADAVGIAPSTALMRTRSLMERGAIEGFEAKLNLAAIGRAVQALIAVRLRAHDRDQIDTFTARVPLLPEVLSTFHTSGSVDYLLHIAVRDTDALRDWVLDNLTTDPVVGHTETTLVFKHIPGHTGPID, from the coding sequence ATGGCAACAGCGGCGAAGAACGTTCGACGTGAGCAACCATCGGGTGGCTTGTCGCACGAGCCACTGGACGCCGTCGACCGCCAAATCATCAACACCCTGCTGGCTGACGCCCGGATCACCAACCGGGACCTCGCTGATGCCGTGGGCATTGCCCCTTCCACCGCGTTGATGCGCACGCGCTCTCTCATGGAACGCGGCGCCATTGAGGGTTTCGAGGCGAAGCTGAACCTCGCTGCGATCGGCCGCGCAGTGCAAGCGCTCATTGCAGTACGGCTGCGTGCCCATGATCGGGACCAGATCGACACCTTCACTGCCCGAGTACCCCTGTTGCCGGAGGTCCTCTCCACCTTCCATACCTCAGGCTCGGTGGATTATCTGTTGCACATTGCGGTCCGTGACACTGATGCTCTGCGTGACTGGGTGCTGGATAACCTGACCACAGATCCCGTGGTGGGACATACCGAGACAACACTTGTCTTCAAACATATTCCGGGGCACACAGGCCCGATCGACTGA